The Deltaproteobacteria bacterium DNA window AGGGTCATGGTCACCCCCGCCGCGGCGCAGGCCTCCTTGAAGGACCGCTTCCCCAGCGGGTTCATGCCGTGGGTGATGTCGCAGAGGGCGCAGTGCCCGCGCCCGGCAAGCTTGTCGACCACGTAGCGCAACTCGCCCCGCAGCCCACCATCGGCATTGAAGATCCCCACCAGCGTCTCGGGCTCAGCCATGCTCTCTCCCCGAGTCCGGCGTGGCCCCGCTACTCGACCTGGTTGCCGTCGGCGTCGAAGACCATGATGGCCCGGCTGGGGCAGTTGCGAGCCGCCCTCAGGAGCTGCTTGTCGCTCAGTTCGCCGACGGTCGCCAGCACCATCGCCAGTTCCTCGTCGTCGAAGCCGAACCCGGCCGGGAAGTCGGCCACGCACCGCCCGACGCTCATGCACTCGTCCTGATCGATCTCAACACGGAATCCCATGACGGCGACCATACCGGAGTCCGATGGACTCCCGGCACCGGTCTCGGGACCCGACCGCAGGTAGCCTGCCCGCAGTGGATCGGTCAGCTCCCGACCGCTGGTGGGAACCGTTCAGGCAGGTCGGCGGTGCACACGTCTTTCATGTCGACCTCACGCCGCACGCCGCCCGCGAGGCCGCTGCGTTCGCGTGGCTCGACGCCGCCGAGAAGTCGCGCTGGCAGCGGTTCCAGCACTCACCGGCACGCCGTCACTTCGTCCTGTGCCGGGCCGCGCTCAGGTCGCTGCTGTGCGAGCACCTTGGCTGCGGCAACG harbors:
- a CDS encoding ferredoxin; its protein translation is MGFRVEIDQDECMSVGRCVADFPAGFGFDDEELAMVLATVGELSDKQLLRAARNCPSRAIMVFDADGNQVE